The following nucleotide sequence is from Pandoraea thiooxydans.
CCGCTGGTCGATCTGGGCATGTTTCGCAATCCGGTATTTTCGCTGGGTCTCGTGCTGGCATTTTGCTTTTATTGCGACAGTGCGTTTTTCCTCACGTATGGCGTCTATTTGCAGGACGGTCTGCATTGGTCGCCGCTGGCCGCGGGGCTGGCGATTTTTCCGTTTGGTGTTGGCGCCATCATCGGGCCTTTGAATTCGCCGAGGATCGTGCGACATGCCGGGCACCATGTCCTGACGATCGGCTTCGCTCTGCTGGCCACCGGTTTCGCGGTCGCCATCGGCATGCTGTGGCATCGCGCAAGTCCATCGCCAGTGTTCTATCTCGGTCTGCTCGTGGCGGGCATCGGACACGGCCTGGTGTTGCCGTCGGTCGTGCGAGTGGTGATTGGCGAAATCGAACCGGCCAGGGCGGGGGTGGCGTCGGGCGTGGTGACGTCGATGTTGCAGATCGGCTCGGCGTTCGGTGCGACAGCCATCGGCGGCGTGTTTTTCTCGGCAGTCTTGCCGGGCGATGGGGCAACCGGTTATGCGCGTGCCTTTCAGGCCGGCATGAGTGTCGTGGTGGTGCTGTTCGCCGTGTGTACGCTGCTTGCGTTCGCGCTGGTACGGCAACATGCGCTGGCGAGCCGGCATGCCGAGGTGGCATGATGGACCGGCGCCGCGCGGCTGACGCGGCGCCGGCTCAGGTGTCGGCTTAGGCCTTTTTCACGTAGGCGTTGCACCAGCCCTTGGCGGCCACCAGCTTGCCGGCGTAGATCGGGCAGGGGCCGTTGGCGGCACCCGCCTTGCCCTGGTACAGCGAGCAATTGTCGCAGGCCTCGCCGGCCTGGTATTTCGGGAACTTGGCTTTGTCGACCTTCGTTGCGTTCTCTTTATAGCCAAGCGTTTGGGCGGTCGGATCGCTCTCGGAGAGCATTTCGGCAGCTTGCGATTCCTTGGAGAGCAGCGCGGCTGACGAAGCGAGCGATGCGGCGACGATCATGAACTGACGGCGGGAAGTTTGCATTGTGGGCTCCTTATTTTGTTTGACTGGACCGAGGGTCGCGCAAGACCACGGCCAGCAGTGGCACGCCGCGTTGCACAGGGCCTGCCAGGGTAATGCGCCGACGCATGCGTGAGGTGCCGGCGAGCCGGACGCCCGCGCACACGTCGCACTTCAAATTGCGCCCATGCAGTCTAGGCGTTTCGCCATTTTCCGGCAAGCGGCGAACGCACTTATGGTCGGCATAAGCGGGGACGCATCCGCGGCGTGGTTTTTTTGAGTACCCGGCGCGCACAACAGTGTGTCGGCTTGATGATTGTCAAGGCTCGAGGCACGCTCGGCGCCGACAATGACGCGACGCGGCTGCGCGATGCCGCCGCGTTCTCGTGCCCGGTGGGCTAGGTGATGTCATGGAGGCAGGCAGACCGCTGCAACGCAATGTCTGGCAGGTGCTGCGTGCCCGCCTCAAGGAGCATCCGCTCGCACGCGTCGGCCCGGGCCTGATCACCGGCGTGGCCGACGATGACCCCAGCGGCATCGCGACCTATTCGCAGGCCGGTGCGCAATTCGGTCTGAACATGCTGTGGACCATGCCGCTGGCGTTTCCGCTGATGGCCGCGGTGCAGCTGATGTGCGCCGATATCGGACGGGTCACCGGTCGCGGGCTGTCGGCCAACATCAAGGCAGCATTCCCGCCGTTCGTTCTCTATGGCGTGGTGTCTTTGCTGCTGATCGCCAATGTGCTGAATATCTCCGCCGATGTGGCCGCGATGGGTGAGGTGGCCGAGCTGGTGTCCGGCGTCGACCGCCATCTGATGACTGCATGCTTCGTGCTGGGCACGCTGCTGCTGCAAGTGTTCATCCCTTACCACCGCTACGTGGTTTTTCTCAAATGGTTGAGCGCGGCGTTGCTGGCCTATGCCGCGGTGCTGGTCACGGTTCACGTCCCCTGGGGGCAAGTCGCGCTGCGCACGGTCTGGCCGCGCCTGACACTCAACGCCGATGCCGCGGCAGTGGTCGTCGGCGTATTCGGCACCACCATCAGTCCGTATCTGTTTTTCTGGCAGGCTTCGGAGGAAGTCGAGGAGATGCTCATGCGCGGCGGCATGCCGCTGACGAGCGATGCAGTAGCGGCCGAGGCCGAGCTGGGGCGAATTCGCTGGGATACCTGGAGCGGCATGTTCTATTCGAATCTGACCGCCTATTTCATTATTCTTGCGACCGCACTGACCCTGCATGCCGCCGGTGTCACCGACATCGACTCCGCCGCGCAGGCGGCCAGCGCGCTGCGCCCATTGGCCGGGGAATTCGCCTACGGGCTGTTCGCGCTGGGCGTGCTGGGCGTGGGTTTGATCGGCGTGCCGGTACTGGCGGCCTCGGGCGCGTATGCGCTGGCCGAAACGATGGGCTGGCACGAAGGGCTCGAGCATAAATGGCGCGATGCGCGCGGCTTCTACGCAATCATCGGCGTCAGTGTATTGGCGGGGTTGGGGATTCAGTATTCGCCGATCAGCCCGATGAAGGCCTTGTTCTGGAG
It contains:
- a CDS encoding high-potential iron-sulfur protein, whose translation is MQTSRRQFMIVAASLASSAALLSKESQAAEMLSESDPTAQTLGYKENATKVDKAKFPKYQAGEACDNCSLYQGKAGAANGPCPIYAGKLVAAKGWCNAYVKKA
- a CDS encoding NRAMP family divalent metal transporter, translated to MEAGRPLQRNVWQVLRARLKEHPLARVGPGLITGVADDDPSGIATYSQAGAQFGLNMLWTMPLAFPLMAAVQLMCADIGRVTGRGLSANIKAAFPPFVLYGVVSLLLIANVLNISADVAAMGEVAELVSGVDRHLMTACFVLGTLLLQVFIPYHRYVVFLKWLSAALLAYAAVLVTVHVPWGQVALRTVWPRLTLNADAAAVVVGVFGTTISPYLFFWQASEEVEEMLMRGGMPLTSDAVAAEAELGRIRWDTWSGMFYSNLTAYFIILATALTLHAAGVTDIDSAAQAASALRPLAGEFAYGLFALGVLGVGLIGVPVLAASGAYALAETMGWHEGLEHKWRDARGFYAIIGVSVLAGLGIQYSPISPMKALFWSAVINGVVAVPLLVVIILLVSKPAVMGAFTASGPVRLLGWMTVGVMGAAAVGMFVLH